In a genomic window of Thermoanaerobaculales bacterium:
- a CDS encoding alkaline phosphatase D family protein yields MMLQRVKWLACALVMVGCLWVAAIASADMFPQSVASGDPHPDSVVLWTRLASPEMPDALRVEVATDEEFQSIVATRDLVALEQYDWVVKARIEGLQPYTTYYYRFVYGSGAAMEVSPVGRTKTAPSPDMDVPVRFAVVYCQDYIGRYYNAYLKLLRDHDEDIDFVVHLGDLIYETTGDPEFQTPDPERRIDFEDLEGAIALGGPDDPYYAAASLSNYRDIYRTYRSDPVYQQVHERWPMIVIWDDHEYSDDAWGATSTYFAGRVDEYNEARKLNAEQAFFEWAPTEIGLGDDGTLEIDASVLWPNTRIYRDYLFGRNLHLVLTDYRTYRPDHIVPEDAFPGTIAVDEPALIELLTEPVWQAVRGSFDPYVDMDVLGAAFPILRQTATLAAAGGYMQADPTLNISAAIGIAEQALSGNVSTTVLNSLFAGLGIAEVFTPEVTATLPRGISYAYVGKTGLYSSIGSRNQYLWDTFNLLAAHRYLSTGGAAQEALGGAQTAWLQGTMLQSPATWKVLGSSVMLTPLLVDFTHPAIEPMLPDDFPPYLRTRIGITADDWDGFPQKKLEILGLLGVVPNSVVISGDIHAAFVTDHKNGVYEFTSAAISSATIGDEVARRIGEILPPSPERDLLLQYLATLLQVSTIGDPYTTSDIVYANTWAHGFSVLEAGPEALLVTLYEIPSSEIFTSYYDDPEALDGLFQTVTFRVQDGELIPGG; encoded by the coding sequence ATGATGCTGCAGAGAGTGAAGTGGCTTGCCTGTGCGCTCGTGATGGTGGGCTGTCTCTGGGTTGCCGCGATCGCGTCCGCCGACATGTTCCCGCAGTCGGTGGCGTCGGGCGACCCGCACCCGGACAGCGTGGTGCTGTGGACCCGCCTCGCCAGCCCCGAGATGCCGGATGCGCTCCGGGTCGAGGTGGCCACGGACGAGGAATTCCAGAGCATCGTGGCCACGCGCGACCTGGTGGCGTTGGAGCAGTACGACTGGGTGGTCAAGGCCCGCATCGAAGGGCTCCAGCCCTACACGACCTACTACTATCGTTTCGTCTACGGCAGCGGCGCCGCGATGGAGGTGTCGCCGGTCGGACGGACCAAGACGGCGCCGTCGCCCGACATGGACGTGCCGGTCCGCTTCGCCGTGGTCTACTGCCAGGACTACATCGGCCGCTACTACAACGCGTACTTGAAGCTGCTGCGCGACCACGACGAGGACATCGACTTCGTGGTCCACCTCGGCGACTTGATCTACGAGACGACCGGCGATCCGGAGTTCCAGACGCCGGACCCGGAGCGCCGGATCGATTTCGAGGATCTCGAAGGCGCAATCGCGCTGGGAGGCCCCGACGACCCGTACTACGCCGCGGCGAGCCTCTCCAACTACCGCGACATCTATCGGACCTACCGTTCCGATCCGGTGTACCAGCAGGTGCACGAGCGCTGGCCGATGATCGTGATCTGGGACGACCACGAGTACTCGGACGATGCGTGGGGCGCGACATCGACCTACTTTGCAGGCCGTGTCGACGAGTACAATGAGGCCCGCAAGCTCAACGCCGAGCAGGCCTTCTTCGAGTGGGCGCCGACCGAGATCGGCCTCGGCGACGACGGGACGCTGGAGATCGACGCCAGCGTGCTGTGGCCGAACACCCGGATCTACCGCGACTACCTGTTCGGACGGAACCTCCACCTGGTCCTCACCGACTACCGCACCTACCGGCCCGACCACATCGTCCCCGAGGACGCCTTCCCGGGCACGATCGCGGTCGACGAGCCGGCGCTCATCGAGCTGCTGACCGAGCCGGTGTGGCAGGCAGTCCGGGGCAGCTTCGATCCCTACGTCGACATGGACGTGCTCGGCGCCGCGTTCCCGATCCTCAGGCAAACCGCGACTCTGGCCGCTGCCGGAGGCTACATGCAGGCCGATCCCACGCTCAACATCTCGGCGGCGATCGGGATCGCCGAGCAGGCGCTGAGCGGGAACGTGAGCACGACCGTCCTCAACTCCCTGTTCGCGGGCCTTGGCATCGCGGAGGTGTTCACCCCTGAGGTGACGGCGACGCTGCCGCGCGGCATCTCCTACGCCTATGTGGGCAAGACCGGACTGTACTCGTCGATCGGTTCGCGCAACCAGTACCTGTGGGACACTTTCAACCTGCTTGCGGCCCACCGCTACCTGTCCACCGGCGGCGCCGCCCAGGAGGCCCTCGGTGGCGCGCAGACGGCGTGGCTCCAGGGCACCATGCTGCAAAGTCCGGCGACCTGGAAGGTGCTCGGCTCCTCGGTGATGCTGACCCCGCTGCTGGTCGACTTCACCCACCCGGCCATCGAGCCCATGCTGCCTGACGACTTTCCCCCCTACCTCCGCACCCGGATCGGCATCACGGCCGATGACTGGGACGGCTTCCCGCAGAAGAAGCTGGAGATCCTCGGGCTGCTCGGCGTGGTCCCGAACTCGGTGGTGATCTCCGGCGACATCCACGCGGCCTTCGTCACCGACCACAAGAATGGGGTCTACGAGTTCACCTCGGCGGCGATCTCCTCGGCCACGATCGGCGACGAGGTTGCGCGGCGCATCGGCGAGATTCTCCCGCCGAGCCCGGAGCGCGACCTGCTCCTGCAGTACCTGGCGACGCTGCTCCAGGTCTCCACGATCGGCGACCCGTACACGACGTCCGACATCGTCTATGCCAACACCTGGGCCCACGGCTTCTCGGTGCTGGAGGCCGGCCCTGAGGCGCTGCTGGTCACCCTGTACGAGATCCCGAGCTCCGAAATCTTCACCAGCTACTACGACGACCCGGAGGCGCTCGACGGCCTTTTCCAGACCGTGACCTTCAGGGTCCAGGACGGTGAGCTCATCCCGGGCGGCTGA